The following are from one region of the Actinopolyspora halophila DSM 43834 genome:
- a CDS encoding type VII secretion system-associated protein gives MTEEPAHPYVPQITDEMREQAKQTPDSWLYIVDPSYEGSGEDVPPEGVVGAFRIDSEGEIEQDFHPNEEYEPRVGTIEPVNELERVLERISTGQAPESELPPAVLAADLVLYAENSEDESLYEAELDDGSRLVPACTSAERVPEDWPSHRVVPGEQLPKLLAGMDLGLNLDDPIRAVIPYDMLVESSTEQ, from the coding sequence ATGACCGAAGAACCGGCGCACCCCTACGTTCCCCAGATCACCGACGAGATGCGGGAACAGGCGAAGCAGACCCCGGACAGCTGGCTCTACATAGTCGACCCCTCCTACGAGGGCTCCGGGGAGGACGTTCCTCCCGAGGGCGTGGTCGGCGCCTTCCGAATCGATTCGGAGGGGGAGATCGAGCAGGACTTCCACCCGAACGAGGAGTACGAGCCCAGGGTCGGCACGATCGAACCGGTCAACGAGCTCGAACGGGTTCTCGAACGAATCTCCACCGGACAGGCCCCCGAGTCCGAACTGCCCCCTGCCGTGTTGGCCGCCGACCTGGTGCTCTACGCCGAGAACTCCGAGGACGAGTCGCTCTACGAGGCGGAGCTGGACGACGGCAGCAGGCTCGTACCCGCTTGCACCTCGGCGGAGCGGGTGCCCGAGGACTGGCCGAGCCACCGCGTCGTCCCGGGTGAGCAGCTGCCCAAGCTGCTCGCCGGAATGGACCTGGGACTCAATCTCGACGACCCGATACGCGCGGTGATTCCGTACGACATGCTGGTCGAGTCGTCCACGGAGCAGTGA
- the purF gene encoding amidophosphoribosyltransferase, whose product MVTDLPYPGRAESTEQDVPREECGVFGVWAPGEEVSKLAFYGLFALQHRGQEAAGISVGDGSQMLVYKDLGLVSQVFDEQVLASLRGHVAVGHARYSTTGGGTWENAQPSFRTTVAGSGLALGHNGNLVNTAELFERAVAEGADASTPNASSATACQRATTDSDLVCGLLAANAADKGVEQAAMELLPTVRGAFSMVFSDESTLYAARDGHGVRPLVLGRLERGWVVASETAGLDIVGASFVREVEPGELLAIDSEGLRSQRFAAPEPKGCVFEYVYLARPDTTIAGRSVHSTRVDIGRKLARENPVDADLVMPVPESGTPAAVGYAEESGIPYGNGLVKNAYVGRTFIEPSQTIRQLGIRLKLNPLREVIRGKRLVVVDDSIVRGNTQRALVRMLREAGALEVHVRIASPPVRWPCYYGIDFASRAELVANGLDLDGVRRSIGSDSLGYISLDGLVAASEQPRNRLCAACFDGQYPIPIPEEDRIGKHLLEDSDGARGEESSGSADPVFPSGYGAEDAVGRP is encoded by the coding sequence GTGGTCACCGACCTGCCATATCCGGGAAGAGCCGAGTCGACCGAGCAGGACGTCCCACGTGAGGAATGTGGCGTCTTCGGCGTGTGGGCCCCCGGCGAGGAAGTCTCCAAACTGGCCTTCTACGGACTTTTCGCGCTGCAACACCGAGGTCAGGAAGCCGCGGGGATCTCCGTCGGAGACGGCTCCCAGATGCTGGTCTACAAGGACCTCGGCCTGGTGAGCCAGGTGTTCGACGAGCAGGTGCTCGCCTCGCTGCGCGGACACGTAGCCGTCGGCCACGCCCGCTACTCCACCACGGGCGGCGGGACCTGGGAGAACGCGCAACCGAGCTTCCGGACCACCGTGGCCGGCAGTGGGCTCGCGCTCGGGCACAACGGAAATCTCGTGAACACCGCGGAGCTGTTCGAGCGCGCGGTGGCCGAGGGAGCCGACGCCTCCACCCCCAACGCCTCTTCCGCCACGGCCTGTCAACGCGCCACGACCGACTCCGACCTGGTGTGCGGGCTGCTGGCCGCGAACGCGGCCGACAAGGGGGTCGAGCAGGCGGCGATGGAGCTGCTGCCGACCGTGCGTGGTGCGTTCAGCATGGTCTTCTCCGACGAGTCGACGCTCTACGCGGCCAGGGACGGGCACGGCGTGCGACCGCTGGTGCTCGGCAGGCTGGAACGCGGCTGGGTGGTGGCCAGCGAGACGGCGGGCCTGGACATAGTCGGGGCGTCCTTCGTGCGGGAGGTCGAGCCGGGAGAGCTGCTCGCGATCGACTCCGAGGGGCTGCGTTCCCAGCGCTTCGCCGCGCCCGAGCCGAAGGGCTGCGTGTTCGAGTACGTCTACCTGGCCCGCCCCGACACCACGATCGCTGGGCGCTCGGTGCACAGCACGAGGGTGGACATCGGTCGCAAGCTGGCTCGGGAGAACCCGGTGGACGCGGACCTGGTGATGCCGGTCCCCGAATCCGGAACCCCCGCGGCCGTGGGCTACGCCGAGGAGTCCGGCATCCCGTACGGCAACGGTCTGGTCAAGAACGCCTACGTCGGCCGCACTTTCATCGAACCGTCGCAGACCATTCGCCAGCTCGGCATCCGACTCAAGCTCAACCCGCTGCGCGAGGTGATCCGGGGCAAGCGGCTGGTGGTCGTCGACGACTCCATCGTGCGGGGCAACACCCAGCGTGCCCTGGTCCGGATGCTGCGCGAGGCCGGAGCTCTCGAAGTGCACGTGCGGATCGCCTCGCCGCCGGTGCGTTGGCCGTGCTACTACGGCATCGACTTCGCCTCCCGCGCCGAGCTCGTCGCGAACGGGCTCGACCTGGACGGGGTGCGTCGTTCCATCGGCTCCGACTCGCTCGGCTACATCTCCCTGGACGGGTTGGTGGCGGCCTCCGAACAACCGCGCAACCGGTTGTGCGCGGCCTGCTTCGACGGGCAGTACCCGATTCCGATTCCGGAGGAGGACCGGATCGGCAAGCATCTGTTGGAGGACTCCGATGGTGCGCGGGGCGAGGAATCCTCCGGATCGGCCGACCCCGTTTTTCCCAGTGGCTACGGGGCCGAGGACGCGGTGGGCCGGCCGTGA
- the purM gene encoding phosphoribosylformylglycinamidine cyclo-ligase encodes MSEDLLTGSNSGTADPDGPAATYADAGVSIEAGDEAVDRMRPWAQRATRPEVLGSLGGFAGLFQLKLDRWSEPVLASSTDGVGTKLAVAQAMDVHDTVGIDLVAMVVDDLVVCGAEPMFLQDYIATGAVDPDRIGSLVKGVSEGCVQAGCALLGGETAEHPGMMSPGEYDISATGVGVVEADDMLGPDRVRPGDVLIGMGSSGLHSNGYSLARRVLLEQAMMPLSGHVEEFGRTLGEELLEPTRIYAKECLSLAAEAEVRAFAHVTGGGLAANLERVLPQGLGAVVDRGSWTPDPVFGLIAQRGRIDTAEMERTFNMGVGMVAVVAAEDVDRALAVLTARHSPAWVLGEVAKESTVPDLEGEQRVVLRGNHPRF; translated from the coding sequence GTGTCCGAAGACCTGCTGACAGGGTCGAATTCCGGTACCGCCGATCCGGACGGGCCCGCAGCCACCTATGCCGACGCCGGAGTCAGCATCGAAGCGGGCGATGAGGCCGTGGACCGGATGCGCCCGTGGGCACAACGCGCCACGCGTCCGGAAGTGCTCGGTTCGCTCGGCGGTTTCGCGGGGCTGTTCCAGCTCAAGTTGGATCGGTGGAGCGAGCCGGTGCTCGCCTCGTCCACCGACGGGGTCGGGACGAAGCTGGCCGTGGCCCAGGCCATGGACGTCCACGACACCGTGGGCATCGACCTGGTCGCGATGGTGGTGGACGACCTCGTGGTCTGCGGTGCGGAACCGATGTTCCTCCAGGACTACATCGCCACGGGTGCGGTGGACCCGGACCGGATCGGCAGCCTGGTCAAAGGCGTCTCCGAGGGCTGCGTGCAGGCCGGTTGCGCGCTCCTCGGCGGGGAGACGGCCGAGCACCCGGGGATGATGTCGCCGGGCGAGTACGACATATCGGCCACCGGCGTGGGGGTCGTCGAGGCCGACGACATGCTCGGGCCGGATCGGGTGCGTCCCGGGGACGTGCTGATCGGGATGGGCTCCTCGGGGCTGCACTCCAACGGTTACTCGCTGGCGCGGAGGGTGCTGCTCGAACAGGCCATGATGCCGCTGTCCGGGCATGTCGAGGAGTTCGGGCGGACCCTGGGCGAGGAGCTGCTCGAACCGACCCGCATTTACGCGAAGGAGTGCCTGTCGCTGGCGGCCGAAGCCGAGGTGCGCGCGTTCGCGCACGTCACCGGTGGCGGGCTCGCGGCCAATCTGGAGCGGGTGCTGCCGCAGGGCCTCGGCGCGGTGGTCGACAGGGGCAGCTGGACCCCCGACCCCGTTTTCGGGCTGATCGCCCAGCGCGGGCGGATCGACACCGCCGAGATGGAGCGCACCTTCAACATGGGTGTGGGCATGGTCGCGGTGGTCGCCGCGGAGGACGTGGACCGGGCGCTGGCCGTGCTCACCGCGCGGCACTCACCCGCCTGGGTGCTCGGTGAGGTGGCCAAGGAGTCGACCGTTCCGGACCTGGAAGGGGAGCAGCGCGTGGTGCTGCGCGGTAATCACCCGAGGTTCTGA
- a CDS encoding DUF3558 family protein, giving the protein MTRRYLRSGTARAVVASLAAIGLLTVAACGGESAESADPPRETSSAASAATSERAPEVTSSTAAPSESSETAPLPSWDFSSTRSVPESVSAVEPPPPKVSLSGTDPCALLTESQREEVGLTGPTSGERNDGSRSCEFSPPEDSGTGTSAQLEIHENSGLEEFTGINGDPQHTTIAEHRAMIQCEYGNCLVGIAVADSSRVDVQSAVRGDDAATEELGRRIAEMVIGNLSNV; this is encoded by the coding sequence ATGACACGACGCTACTTACGCTCCGGCACCGCGCGCGCGGTCGTCGCTTCGCTGGCCGCGATCGGCCTGCTGACGGTCGCGGCCTGCGGTGGTGAGTCCGCGGAGTCGGCGGACCCACCGCGGGAGACCTCGTCCGCCGCGTCCGCTGCGACCTCCGAGCGGGCTCCCGAGGTCACGAGCTCCACGGCAGCCCCCTCCGAGTCCTCCGAGACGGCTCCGCTGCCCTCCTGGGACTTCAGCAGCACCAGGTCCGTCCCCGAGTCGGTCAGCGCGGTCGAGCCCCCGCCGCCGAAGGTCTCGCTCTCGGGAACGGACCCGTGCGCCCTGCTCACCGAGTCCCAGCGGGAGGAGGTCGGGCTCACCGGCCCCACGAGTGGTGAGCGGAACGACGGCTCGCGCAGCTGCGAGTTCAGCCCTCCCGAGGACAGCGGCACCGGAACCAGCGCTCAGCTCGAGATCCACGAGAACAGCGGGCTGGAGGAGTTCACCGGCATCAACGGTGATCCGCAGCACACCACCATCGCCGAGCACCGCGCCATGATCCAGTGCGAGTACGGGAACTGCCTGGTCGGCATCGCCGTCGCCGACAGCTCCCGCGTGGATGTCCAGTCCGCGGTGCGCGGAGACGACGCGGCCACGGAGGAGCTCGGCAGGAGGATCGCGGAGATGGTGATCGGGAACCTGTCGAACGTCTAG
- a CDS encoding glycoside hydrolase family 15 protein, which translates to MADDQQRTGPSLIEHYALLSDLRTSALVGRDGSIDWLCLPRFDSPACFTRLLGDDQHGHWRIAPTCPVQRVQRRYRDNSLVLETDFHTDYGTVRLIDSMPPHEKNQNDQPCVVRTVEGITGEVEIRVRWVVRFAYGHSKPWVRTIREREPLLDEYLLALAGPHTVVLRGDKLPRRKEDEWAHETTLTVRAGERHSWVMQWSQDPDRLPAPVDPDQQVRENEEFWREWSQRITYNGPHEDAVYRSLATLKALTYAPSGGMVAAPTTSLPEALDGNRNWDYRYCWLRDATLVLLALDNYGCSAEAAAWRRWLLRSVAGDPADVQVMYGVGGERHLLEWQPDWLPGYEDTAPVRIGNAAYGQLQLDVFGEVMDALHLARERGVTETPDSWALQRGLLKHLETIWQRPDKGLWEVRGPDRYFTHSRVMIWVAFDRAVRAVEEDELPGPVERWREIRDTVHEEVLEHGFNSEIGSFTQYYGGTTLDAATLLIPALGFLPADDERMLGTVRAVEQQLRHGVLVDRYSTHEGTSSVDALTGREGSFLACSFWLVDALAMCGRRDEAERVFEELLGMANDVGLLSEEYDVHSGRFTGNFPQAFSHLALVNSAAVLYGGHTRNESDRRDGRRGR; encoded by the coding sequence GTGGCAGACGATCAACAACGCACTGGTCCGAGCCTGATCGAGCACTACGCGCTGCTCTCCGACCTCCGCACGTCCGCGCTCGTCGGCAGGGACGGTTCCATCGACTGGCTGTGCCTTCCCCGATTCGACTCACCGGCCTGCTTCACGAGACTGCTCGGCGACGACCAGCACGGTCACTGGCGAATCGCACCCACCTGCCCCGTACAGCGAGTACAGCGGCGTTACAGGGACAACTCGTTGGTGCTGGAGACCGACTTCCACACCGATTACGGCACCGTGCGGCTGATCGACAGCATGCCCCCGCACGAGAAGAACCAGAACGACCAGCCGTGCGTCGTGCGGACGGTCGAGGGCATCACGGGCGAGGTCGAGATCCGGGTGCGGTGGGTCGTGCGTTTCGCCTACGGTCACTCGAAACCCTGGGTGCGAACGATCCGCGAGCGGGAGCCGCTGCTGGACGAGTACCTGCTCGCGCTCGCGGGTCCGCACACCGTCGTGCTGCGCGGGGACAAGCTGCCGCGGCGCAAGGAGGACGAATGGGCGCACGAGACCACGCTCACCGTGCGGGCCGGTGAACGGCACTCCTGGGTGATGCAGTGGTCGCAGGACCCGGACCGCCTCCCAGCACCCGTGGATCCGGACCAACAAGTACGCGAGAACGAGGAGTTCTGGCGGGAGTGGTCCCAGCGGATCACCTACAACGGCCCGCACGAGGATGCCGTGTACCGTTCGCTGGCCACCCTCAAGGCGCTGACCTACGCGCCGTCCGGCGGGATGGTGGCGGCCCCGACCACCTCGCTGCCGGAGGCCCTCGACGGCAATCGCAACTGGGACTACAGGTACTGCTGGCTGCGCGACGCCACCCTCGTGCTGCTGGCGTTGGACAACTACGGCTGCTCCGCCGAGGCCGCGGCCTGGAGGCGCTGGTTGCTGCGCAGCGTCGCGGGCGATCCGGCGGACGTGCAGGTCATGTACGGGGTCGGCGGGGAGCGGCACCTGTTGGAGTGGCAGCCCGACTGGCTGCCCGGCTACGAGGACACCGCCCCGGTGCGCATCGGCAACGCCGCGTACGGGCAACTCCAGCTCGACGTGTTCGGCGAGGTCATGGACGCGCTGCACCTGGCGCGGGAGCGCGGGGTGACCGAAACCCCCGATTCCTGGGCGTTGCAGCGCGGACTGCTCAAGCACCTGGAAACGATCTGGCAACGGCCCGACAAGGGGCTCTGGGAGGTGCGCGGTCCGGACAGGTACTTCACGCACTCCCGCGTGATGATCTGGGTGGCGTTCGACCGCGCGGTTCGCGCCGTGGAGGAGGACGAGCTGCCCGGCCCGGTGGAAAGGTGGCGGGAGATACGCGACACCGTCCACGAGGAGGTGCTGGAGCACGGTTTCAACTCCGAGATCGGCTCGTTCACCCAGTACTACGGCGGGACCACGCTGGACGCGGCGACCCTGCTGATCCCGGCGCTCGGTTTCCTGCCCGCCGACGACGAGCGGATGCTCGGCACGGTCCGGGCGGTGGAGCAGCAGCTGCGGCACGGGGTGCTGGTGGACCGCTACAGCACCCACGAGGGAACCAGTTCGGTGGACGCCCTCACCGGCAGGGAGGGATCCTTCCTGGCCTGCTCGTTCTGGCTGGTCGACGCGCTGGCCATGTGCGGGAGGCGGGACGAGGCCGAGCGCGTCTTCGAGGAGCTGCTGGGCATGGCCAACGACGTGGGGCTGCTGTCCGAGGAGTACGACGTGCACTCCGGCCGTTTCACCGGCAACTTCCCGCAGGCGTTCAGCCACCTGGCCCTGGTCAACTCGGCGGCCGTGCTCTATGGCGGGCACACTCGCAACGAGTCCGATCGTCGTGACGGAAGGAGAGGGCGTTGA
- a CDS encoding DUF3073 domain-containing protein, translating into MGRGRAKAKQTKVARELKYNSPSVDLDALERELSADYTPEWYEEDDYYYDGEDDHRR; encoded by the coding sequence ATGGGGCGCGGCCGTGCCAAGGCCAAGCAGACAAAAGTGGCCCGCGAGCTGAAGTACAACTCCCCCAGTGTTGACCTCGATGCGTTGGAGCGTGAGCTTTCCGCTGACTACACCCCGGAGTGGTACGAAGAGGACGACTACTACTACGACGGGGAAGACGACCACCGCAGGTGA
- a CDS encoding PadR family transcriptional regulator, with amino-acid sequence MLEFAVLGLLHETPMHGYELRKRLQEIRAFSCGTVYPTLRRMLRAGLIEEESDEQGAQQGSRRARRVYRLTEAGRDRFVELAEDCGPRACQDETFDVRLAFFARTPAPIRMRILESRRRRLEQRREGQRAILARADEQCDRYTAQLHRLGLDHSELEVRWLDELIAHERAEQDAGPA; translated from the coding sequence ATGCTCGAGTTCGCGGTGCTCGGTTTGTTGCACGAGACGCCGATGCACGGCTACGAGCTGCGCAAGCGGCTCCAGGAGATCCGTGCGTTTTCCTGTGGGACGGTCTATCCGACGCTGCGACGGATGCTGCGTGCCGGACTGATCGAGGAGGAGTCGGACGAGCAGGGCGCACAACAGGGGTCGCGGCGTGCCCGACGCGTGTATCGGCTCACCGAGGCGGGCCGGGACCGCTTCGTGGAGCTGGCCGAGGACTGCGGGCCGCGGGCGTGTCAGGACGAGACGTTCGACGTGCGGCTGGCGTTCTTCGCGCGAACCCCCGCGCCGATACGGATGCGGATCCTGGAGAGCCGTCGCCGGCGTCTGGAGCAACGTCGGGAGGGCCAACGCGCGATCCTGGCCAGAGCCGACGAGCAGTGCGACCGGTACACGGCGCAGCTGCACCGCCTGGGGCTGGACCACAGCGAGCTCGAGGTTCGCTGGCTCGACGAACTGATCGCACACGAACGGGCCGAGCAGGACGCGGGTCCGGCGTGA
- a CDS encoding PRC-barrel domain-containing protein translates to MIGQREALRLAGCDTFDPRGHRLGVVGRILVDADTEQPVWATVQTGLFGTNESLVPLEGAAFDGDTLTVAVARESVRNAPCVPLPEGDLEAEQERELYLHYGMEDGARPRGPVPAVGSTAGSVEAVVSYVRAASSRLRRLVASP, encoded by the coding sequence ATGATCGGACAACGGGAGGCGTTGCGACTGGCCGGGTGTGACACGTTCGACCCGAGAGGTCATCGTCTCGGAGTCGTCGGTCGGATCCTCGTGGACGCCGACACCGAGCAGCCCGTGTGGGCGACGGTGCAGACGGGGTTGTTCGGCACCAACGAGAGTCTCGTCCCCCTGGAGGGAGCGGCGTTCGACGGTGACACGTTGACCGTCGCCGTCGCCAGGGAGTCCGTGCGGAACGCGCCGTGCGTCCCGCTTCCGGAGGGTGACCTCGAAGCGGAGCAGGAGAGGGAGCTCTACCTGCACTACGGCATGGAGGACGGGGCACGGCCGCGTGGTCCGGTACCCGCGGTCGGCAGCACAGCGGGCTCCGTCGAGGCCGTGGTGAGCTACGTGCGAGCTGCCAGCTCGCGGTTGCGCCGCTTGGTCGCGTCCCCCTGA
- a CDS encoding helix-turn-helix transcriptional regulator: MKPPYVATDSLDVLECHKLSEGVDYQVLYDRSALSHRSQLDRTSRMLDLGEQARVVHLAPVKLLLVDDEIGLLPLTSTSQTLESAVLLRGSTMLSAMSSVFDDLWRLAAPLCANREGGSTDAPSEEERWILSLLAAGATDDAIGRHMGFSSRTAHRRVRELIWRLGVQTRFQAGVRAVKLGWL, from the coding sequence GTGAAACCCCCTTACGTGGCGACCGATTCCCTGGACGTCCTGGAGTGCCACAAGCTTTCCGAGGGGGTCGACTACCAGGTTCTCTACGACCGCTCCGCGCTGTCCCACCGCTCACAGCTGGACAGGACCTCGCGGATGCTGGATCTGGGCGAGCAGGCCCGGGTCGTCCACCTCGCCCCGGTGAAGTTGCTGCTCGTCGACGACGAGATCGGTTTGCTGCCGCTCACGAGCACCTCGCAGACCCTCGAGAGTGCCGTGCTGCTGCGCGGATCCACCATGCTCTCCGCCATGAGCAGCGTTTTCGACGATCTCTGGCGGCTGGCCGCGCCGTTGTGCGCGAACCGCGAAGGCGGTTCCACGGACGCCCCCTCGGAGGAGGAACGCTGGATTCTGTCCCTGCTGGCGGCGGGGGCGACCGATGATGCGATCGGGCGGCACATGGGGTTCAGCTCGCGAACCGCGCACCGCAGGGTCCGTGAGCTGATCTGGCGGCTGGGAGTCCAGACCCGTTTCCAGGCCGGAGTGCGTGCGGTGAAGCTCGGCTGGCTTTGA
- a CDS encoding inositol-3-phosphate synthase, with product MGGDRHDEATRSKVRVAIVGAGNCAASLVQGVHYYGEMDPSGRVPGLMHVDFGGYHVGDLEFVAAFDVDAKKVGRDLSEAVVASENNTMKIADVPPLEVPVQRGHTLDGLGQFYAETISESEEQPVDVAGALRESGADVLVSYLPVGSEDADKFYARAALDAGVAFVNALPVFIASDPEWAREFTAAGVPIIGDDIKSQVGATITHRVLTKLFEERGVHVDRTMQLNVGGNMDFLNMKELGRLESKKTSKTNSVTSQVQRDMGDRNVHIGPSDYVPWLDDRKWAYIRLEGRAFGDAPVNLEYKLEVWDSPNSAGIIIDAIRAAKIAADRRIGGPVLSAASYFMKSPPEQYSDSEAYQAVEEFIAGRA from the coding sequence ATGGGCGGAGATCGTCACGACGAGGCGACGAGAAGTAAGGTCCGGGTGGCGATCGTTGGTGCGGGAAACTGCGCCGCGTCGCTGGTGCAGGGCGTGCATTACTACGGGGAGATGGACCCCTCCGGACGGGTTCCCGGGCTGATGCACGTTGACTTCGGCGGGTACCACGTCGGTGATCTCGAATTCGTCGCCGCGTTCGACGTGGACGCGAAGAAGGTGGGCCGCGACCTGTCCGAAGCGGTCGTGGCCAGTGAGAACAACACGATGAAGATCGCCGATGTTCCACCGCTCGAGGTGCCGGTCCAGCGCGGTCACACCCTGGACGGGCTCGGCCAGTTCTACGCGGAGACCATCTCGGAGTCCGAGGAGCAGCCGGTCGACGTCGCCGGTGCGCTGCGTGAGTCCGGGGCCGACGTGCTGGTTTCCTACCTGCCGGTCGGTTCCGAGGACGCCGACAAGTTCTACGCGCGTGCCGCCCTGGACGCGGGTGTGGCCTTCGTCAACGCGCTGCCCGTGTTCATCGCCTCCGATCCGGAGTGGGCGCGGGAGTTCACCGCGGCGGGGGTGCCGATCATCGGGGACGACATCAAGTCCCAGGTGGGGGCGACGATCACGCACCGCGTGCTCACCAAGCTGTTCGAGGAACGCGGGGTGCACGTGGACCGCACGATGCAGCTCAACGTCGGCGGCAACATGGACTTTTTGAACATGAAGGAGCTCGGCAGGCTCGAGTCCAAGAAGACGTCGAAGACCAACTCGGTGACTTCGCAGGTCCAGCGCGACATGGGCGACCGCAACGTGCACATCGGTCCTTCGGACTACGTGCCGTGGCTGGACGACCGCAAGTGGGCCTACATCCGGCTGGAGGGCCGCGCCTTCGGTGACGCCCCGGTCAACCTGGAGTACAAGCTCGAGGTGTGGGACTCGCCGAACTCGGCGGGCATCATCATCGACGCGATCCGCGCCGCGAAGATCGCCGCCGACCGGAGGATCGGGGGGCCGGTGCTCTCGGCCGCCTCCTACTTCATGAAGTCGCCGCCGGAGCAGTACTCCGATTCGGAGGCCTACCAGGCGGTCGAGGAGTTCATCGCCGGGCGGGCCTGA
- a CDS encoding glucose 1-dehydrogenase, with protein sequence MKAATVIPGKPDSSAVNELPAPTPEPGELLVEGLLAGVCGTDEEVVGSVHGSAPPGKDRLVLFHESLGRVRHAPAISGFHEGDHLVGVVRRPDPQPCAACAAGQWDFCRNNGYTECGIKELDGFGAQLWTVEPRFSVPVAHRLGDLGVLTEPASVVAKAWEQAEKIGKRSYFSPRRVLVTGAGPVGLLAALMGVQRELEVHVLDRVTEGVKPDLVRDLGASYHTSLDELGFEPEMVFEATGSGEVVFDVLRRTSRNAITVLLGISGNDRTVRVPTGAVNDELVLDNDVVLGSVSANLRHYRNAVQALDNADREWLGRLISRRVPLDRWQEALSSEQDDVKVVVDLRD encoded by the coding sequence TTGAAGGCGGCGACCGTGATTCCGGGAAAACCGGATTCCTCGGCCGTCAACGAGCTGCCGGCTCCGACTCCGGAACCGGGTGAGTTGCTGGTCGAGGGACTGTTGGCAGGGGTGTGCGGAACCGACGAGGAGGTCGTCGGCTCCGTGCACGGATCCGCGCCTCCCGGCAAGGACCGGCTGGTGCTCTTCCACGAGTCGCTCGGGCGGGTGCGTCACGCCCCCGCGATCAGCGGGTTCCACGAGGGCGACCACCTGGTGGGAGTGGTCCGCAGGCCGGACCCGCAGCCGTGCGCGGCCTGCGCGGCGGGCCAGTGGGACTTCTGCCGCAACAACGGCTACACCGAGTGCGGGATCAAGGAACTGGACGGTTTCGGTGCGCAGCTTTGGACGGTGGAACCGAGGTTCTCCGTTCCCGTGGCTCACAGGCTCGGTGACCTGGGCGTGCTCACCGAACCGGCCTCCGTGGTGGCCAAGGCCTGGGAACAGGCCGAGAAGATCGGGAAGCGATCCTACTTCTCCCCGCGCCGGGTGCTGGTGACCGGAGCCGGGCCCGTCGGACTGCTCGCCGCGCTGATGGGGGTGCAGCGCGAGCTGGAGGTCCACGTCCTGGACCGGGTGACCGAGGGGGTCAAGCCGGATCTCGTCCGGGACCTGGGCGCCAGCTACCACACCTCCCTGGACGAGCTCGGTTTCGAACCGGAGATGGTGTTCGAGGCGACCGGTTCGGGGGAGGTGGTGTTCGACGTGCTGCGCCGCACCTCCCGCAACGCGATCACCGTACTGCTCGGGATCTCGGGCAACGACCGCACGGTGCGGGTTCCGACCGGTGCGGTCAACGACGAACTGGTGCTGGACAACGACGTGGTGCTCGGCAGCGTGAGCGCGAACCTGCGGCACTACCGCAACGCGGTTCAGGCACTGGACAACGCCGACCGCGAGTGGCTCGGCCGGTTGATCTCACGGCGGGTGCCGCTCGACCGCTGGCAGGAGGCGCTCAGCTCGGAGCAGGACGACGTGAAGGTGGTCGTGGACCTGCGGGATTGA
- a CDS encoding sterol carrier family protein: MARGSVDPVELRESVAGTLGWLSGHAARPERSELAGAVRLTLRALERAAPGRSVEVRVPPFGAVQCVPGPEHTRGTPPNVVETDPHTWLSLVTGRFSWQDAVADGLVSASGARADLAHWLPLLRFDSAGDEA; the protein is encoded by the coding sequence ATGGCTCGAGGTTCGGTGGATCCGGTGGAACTCCGCGAGTCAGTGGCCGGAACGCTGGGCTGGCTGAGCGGGCACGCGGCCCGGCCGGAGCGCAGCGAGTTGGCCGGGGCCGTTCGGTTGACCCTGCGCGCCCTCGAGAGAGCCGCTCCCGGACGGAGTGTCGAGGTGCGGGTGCCTCCGTTCGGTGCGGTGCAGTGCGTGCCGGGACCCGAGCACACCAGAGGGACTCCTCCGAACGTCGTCGAAACCGACCCGCACACCTGGTTGTCGCTGGTCACGGGGAGATTTTCCTGGCAGGACGCGGTGGCCGACGGGCTCGTTTCGGCTTCGGGGGCCCGAGCCGACCTGGCGCACTGGCTTCCGCTGCTGCGCTTCGACTCCGCCGGTGACGAGGCCTGA